One part of the Humulus lupulus chromosome 9, drHumLupu1.1, whole genome shotgun sequence genome encodes these proteins:
- the LOC133802155 gene encoding non-specific lipid-transfer protein 1-like translates to MAGSTVVMKLVCLLVVAMAIAAPIAQAALTCGHVSTMIKPCIHYLNKGGAVPYACCNGIRSLNSAAKTTVDRKSTCNCLKSATGSFKRITIILAATLPGKCGVSVPYKISPSTDCNKVH, encoded by the exons ATGGCTGGATCCACCGTTGTGATGAAGCTAGTTTGCTTGTTGGTTGTAGCCATGGCGATTGCTGCCCCAATAGCTCAGGCTGCCTTAACATGTGGACATGTGTCTACTATGATCAAACCATGCATACACTACCTGAACAAAGGCGGGGCTGTACCGTATGCATGCTGTAATGGAATTAGGTCACTGAACAGCGCGGCCAAGACAACCGTTGACCGCAAGTCCACCTGCAATTGTCTAAAGTCGGCCACTGGTAGTTTTAAAAGAATCACCATCATTCTCGCCGCAACACTTCCCGGCAAGTGTGGCGTCAGCGTGCCTTACAAGATTAGCCCCTCTACCGATTGCAATAA AGTGCATTGA